A region of the Chelonia mydas isolate rCheMyd1 chromosome 22, rCheMyd1.pri.v2, whole genome shotgun sequence genome:
cgtaaaacaaaaataagtgagTCTGTTGAAATGCTGTTGTTCTCTGCAGACACAGGAAGTTCTTTTCAGGATATATTGGATGCTTTGATGACTCATAAAGGTGAACTAATACCTGTTCATCCCCTAACACTTTCTGCAAGAGAGTTTGTAATATACCAATATGGCATCTCCATTCTCCAGTTTCTCAGGCCTCATATCAATGTAAGTTTAACATACtacaagaaaatatttccattctcaGAAGGAAGCATGCATTTGTAGAAAAGCACCAATAAAACCCAGCAACGGGCTGCAGGAAACCCATCCATTGTAGGTGAAGGATGGATAGAGAATGCTCAGTGAGTAAGAGATTCAAAGGAGTCAAAGCCGTGTTTCAGCAACAGTAGCTTGGAAGAATGGATATGGTACTGGACTGGGTCTCAGGGGATTgcgttcaattcctggctctgcaacagactcTTTGTgggaccttggtcaagtcacttgatctctttgtgtttcagttccactgtaaaatgggcataatacttcctttgtctgtttggCTTTTAAACTTTGATACAGGGGATCTCCTAGGCCTGCTGTGCACCaaaaacttaggttgacttagctcagggctgtgaaaaatttcattgtGCAGCTTAGTTAGATCAGccctactgtagatgcagctacaACCTCTTGAGGGAGTgaatttactacagtgatggaaaaaacccttccatcagtGGACTAAGCGTCTACATGACAGAGCAACAgtagtgtagctgcagctgtgccgctgtagtatttgtagtgtagacatacctttataTCTGCCTTTGTACAGCactagcacagtgggaccctgatcttggttagGGCTTCTAgaagctactgtaatacaataaataaataataataatggtgcgCTAACCACCAGAGCTGCTGGGCTCGGGTACCCTTTGATTTATTTAATCAGAAAATTGGCAAGATGAACTCCAGTGATATGCTGGGGACATTTTAAACACTATCCATTTTCATGCAACATTTGTTGGCTCTGCTTCTATTGAAAATCAAAGCtgacatttaaattaatttatatcCCACTAATCCATCTGACTTTGAAGATATGAAGTGCATACAAACTTTTAcagaaacaattatttttctctttaggCTCCAGAAATTAACCTGTGTGTCGCCTCCAGCATACCTCTCAGTAACACCACAGGCAATGCCTTCCAAAACTCTTTCTATCATCAGGTATGTCAGTTTAGATCCTTGTCAGCATCCTCAATATTTTCAGATCTATTAAATTTGTGGATTAGGGAGTGAAATGCAAATACACTTCATATTTATCAAGTCATGGAACATTTGATTCCTTCTAGGAAAAGATTGCTTAACtaagaaacaaaaaatgtcacTGTGAAAGAACCACCTCTCATCTGCCAGTGATATGTCCCAGTTAGTGTTTGATGTAAAGCTAATTGAGTTCTTTAAGATAGTGGTCATGGGGCTGTGTGCCATAGGTGGGTCATACTGATAGCTTCAGAGGGCTGGTAAAATTATTGTATATATACAACAATCAGTTTCAGTTTTCGAAAGAAATCTTTTTCATcgagattctgccacccttactcacattgagtagtaccttactctgcaaatagcctttattgaactcagtggagtaAGAGTGCTATGAGTAAGGGGGGCAAAATCTGACCCGTAACTATTACTTATTTCTATATAGGGATTCTGAGGGAAGAGGTGAGGTTTTGTATCATGGTATAGTTGGGGAAGAGGAAATTCCCTCGAAGTCTTCATACCCACTAAAATAAGCTGAAAGTGTGTTTCTCATGAGAGAAAAATGTCAGGGTACACACCAGCCTCTCCTGAATAAAACCCTTTAATAGTTGCACTTTGTGGCAGTTGTGCATATGTTTATCCCCAGTGGACTCTAAACAGTGTGTCCAGTGTCCATGAAAGTAGCAGCCCAGCCACTGTAAACATCACCTCACATCTCTAATGCTGTCttcttgtctctgctctggatatttttatttccttctcagATTTCAGAGAAcaaattattcattttaagaGAGTATCTGGGTTGTGTGGGCAGCTTCATTCTGTTGCTGGTGCACTGTCTGGCTCACATCACTGCTGCTGACCTCAGCCAAGACTCCAGCCCCGCCTTTCAGAGACTGTTTTATCAGGTATAACGATACACTATGTATCCAGTTACATTAAGGCACGAACTCTTTGCAAAGATTTACCTCATTAAAACCAGGGCTCTTTTTGGCACTTTATGGTATTGCTTGGAATAATAAGGAGGGAGGTGGGATAAGATGCTTACCTGTTGACCGCAATGCAAACAAGTCTTCGGGTTTCCTGGAGAACATTAATAACATGATATCAAGAACATATGACGATCATGCTGGAGATGCTGTCAACAGAATGCTGGAAAAGTATCCAAAGAACACAACTTCAAACTACCTGGCACCGTACTGTAAACCAGCAGAAAGCTCCACAGCAATGTATACTCATCCCTTCAGTACAAACAATACTGATTCAGAAATACCTGCAACATGCTTCTGTCATTGGGTGATAGCGCTGGGGACAACCATATTTCTAGCAACCTACTGCTCAGTGCAAGGAAGTCTCAAGTGGTTGGGGAAACGTATGCAGAGTTCTGAGCTGGGGTAGCACTGGAAAATAGTACCTGCATATTGCCACTCCTGGCCCAGAAAATTTAGCCGCTATCTAGATTTCTGTGTGTGGGATTCAGCTTGAGCCACTGGAGATTCATAGAATCCAAGGCTAAACAGGTCCACTgtgataacacaggccataggacttctccaaaataatttttgtttgagctagaacatatctttttttttaaataatccaatCTGGATCTAAAAATTGGCAGTGATGAAGAAACCATCACAATCCGTGGTAAtagttccaaaggttaattactctcaatTAAAAATttagccttatttccagtctgaatttgtctagctttaatttccagccattggatcttggaGATACCAGTTATCAACCCAGATATTGCCTCGGGCACCCAAACAGAGATGTGATTCCCCAAAGGACTGCCTGGTGCTCATGCAAAGGTTGGACTAGCAGCGTTGCCCAGATCCCAGCACATTGCAAATACCTTATACGCAACTCTGCTGGTCCTGCTCATGCCTGACCTGATATTCTAATCATGAGTGTCTCCTGAAGAGAGACTGTTAAGAATGACACATTAACCCACATTGTGTGGTGCATTTGTGATCTGCACACATGTTCTCCAAGGACTAACTTAAAGCAAATAAATTCATTTCTTTTGTGATGTGAATCTAGACTTCCAGAGCTGAAAAGTTATTGTTCTAACCCATTGTCCATCTACGctccttttcctctcccttcttgTTAATTATTACTTTTATGAATGTTAGCTTTAAATATTTCTTGGACAAATGcattcaggtttttaaaaataatttgtctcCATGTTTAGGCACTAAAGGCCTGTCTCAGTGAAATGTTCTCCCTTAGACTCCGGATGTCAGCAGTTCTCCAGGACAATAAATCCTCTGTGAAGATAAGTGAGATTCTGCTGAAGGGAGAACCATTCTCTGAGGAGAAATTAAATCTCATCTCTCAGCTTTTTGATGCAAAAGTAAAATCCTCCAGGGAGATGGAGGCGTCTGAGGAGGTAAGCAGAAAGGTTATGAACCCTGGTATGTTTCAGTGTCCCCAATCTTCTTACTGCTTCACAGACTGGAATTCTAAATCAGATCTTAAACTCACATTTCCCACATCATTGCTCAGTAAAATCAGCCTTGCGCAGAGGGCCAGCACTAGGCTCAAGGCACCATTTAAGCTCTCAGGTGGGACTTAAATGGTGCACAGTTCtggctctgcacagaggtgaatttcaccttaaatGCTGTACATATTCAATATAGTCAGAGGCCTGCTCAGTGCTGAGCCTGCTAAGACAtccttagggttagggttaacaGCAGTGGAACTAAACCAATTGTCCAATCTGTACGATAGGTTTATTTAAAGCTACTGTCACATAAATTTCAGAACTAAAGCAAGCAACAGTGTCCCAAAGGCAGACAAATCCCTGCTACATTCAGTATTTAAagaataaatgtgacattttagcATTCAGGTCATGCAACTGAACTGTAAACACACTGTAAATCATATGAAGCTTCTAACCCCAGCAGCTTCCTTTTGTTTTCCATGTCAAATGACCTTTGCTGGCTGACTTTCATTAAGAATATTTGCTCAAAGAAAAAGCAATATAAAAGTCTCCTTCTATCCAGTTTTCTACCGGAGTAAATAAGGCCTGTCACAACATCTTTGACATGGTTgaagggttgttgttgttgtgtttcaAACAAGCAGTGGATGAAATCCTCAGCTGGTCAATTGCAGTcgctggagctatgctgatttacagccgctaaggatctggcccagtattttttaaaaggaatggtAAATTGCATTCATCTGCTTGCTTAGCATCTTAACATCCCAGGTTACATTCTGAGTGGACAAACCTACAGGGATTGACTAGAATGACTCAGGTTTCGTTAGACGTAGAGGTATTGCAGGGTTATGGAAGAGAGAATCATTGTTTCTGTAGCAAGTCTTATTCAGACTGCCTCAAAAGCTGAcatttcatctgaaaatgttttgggTGGGGAGGATTCAGAATATCCCAGGGCAGTGTAAAAAGTGATGTCTTTGAAGATAAAATTTCAGACAGAGTCCATAAAGGGCTTTTAAAACTAATGCTGACGTGTCCTCCCTTTGTATCCTTGTTGTCTGGTGCATGAAGAGGAACAGGAACCTCTTACTCCATGCAAATCTTGAGGACCTGCTGAAGAATAAACTATCTGTAAAGAAGAAAGAGTGTTTCACCCACACCTCAGCAGGCAGGAAAGAGAACAACTTTGGTGCAAGGATAAGGTGAGAATGATTTTTAGATGTTTTAATAAGTGTCATGCAAATAATCTGTGTTCTGGAACGAAGCAAGTCTATTCCAAGACCCCTCATTTGGTCCTGACCTCACCATACGATATGGAGCTGATCTTCCTAGTCTGAGAGTCTCAGACGCAATGGGATGAATAAAGAACAGCAGCccaaaattctctgctggtggaactccactgacttaCAGTTCAAGCGTGAACATGCCGCAGCAATTCTGGGCCCTGAATTTCAAGCCTAGGTCACAAAAAGTGACTTGTCAAccttttcctttgtttctctccatCCTCTCACCACTGTTTTATCTAGATTAAGTTTCTGCCAAATAGTCCTCATCTTAGTCCCGCTCTCTTCATGACAGAAGCAGGGATATTGCTTTAGCTGTGGCATTTCTACTGTGTCTTATTTTAAGTCATAAACATTTGCTTCTATTGCTTCAGCTCGGAAGAGGAAAGCTGCTCTTACTTCAGCCTTTCGGAAGTGGAAGATAAGTTGGATACATTAACTGAGGAATTGGTGAAAGTCATAGAGGAAgaacatcattttttaaaatatgcagccAGTGAAGATTTGCCCTTTGGTCAGTTTGAGATAATTGGTTTAGAGAAAGACTGTTTGGTAAAGCAAATGGAAATATTAGAAGGGAAAATAGCAAAAGGCAGAGAGGTGTTTAAgtaatattaaaacaaagaaaaaaaaattggtgactTACTTCTAGCTTGGCTTTACACcaagccaaaaaaagaaaagtttattcCAAGACCAGtgcgttgttgttgtttttccccccaaactcactcATAATTAAATCTGATTTAAAAGAATGTAAAGTAGCTTAAAAAGTGACAAGACCCAAGGCTGATCGACTCCCTCATTTCTTCTGAAATATCCGTTAACAATAATAAGCAGTCAAGATACCTTGGTTATTGTCATTGCCCAAGCATGTGAAATCTCAGTTAACTGTCAACTTAGCAAAGGAATGCAAGTGGGGTTTTAGAACGGAACCCCTATCAGTTCTGGTTATGATgcttaataaatgtattttgataACACTATATAGCGCTAACCCCTACAAACATTGGAGAAGACTATCACACTTCTCCATAGCCTTTAAACTTATAGTAAGACAGTTTCCTGTCCCACAGAAATTCTaattctgaaaggtgctgagtacctctCACTtagattgacttcagtgtgagctgAAGGCTAGATCCTCAAAAAGGTATCTAAGCTCCTAGCTTCTGGGTACAAGTTCCCTCAActccttgcaggatcagcccctaatttacactggtgtgataCAAACAAGAATCTGAAGGAAAAGGAGCAGATGGCATCACACAGGAGATCAGCAACACCGAAGAGCATTTTGTATATAGATTTGAATGAGATTTGTTTCTGCTGCAATTGTTGTGAATCATTGAATGTCTCTGCTCTAATACTGTCAAACAATTGCTTCTATATTCTTAAGTAGGTGATTTGATTGTAGTGTTTTATTACAAGTATACCTTTTTAGAGTTCCTAGATCAAACTAAACTGTAATTTATAAACTGCATTCATTTGTGAAAATGCAAACaagtttttgaaaacaaaaaaacctaaacagGTCAGAACTGAAGTGGCAGGTGTCCAggctgaagtgaatgggaagcaTTGCTCCTGCATTCCCAGCACCACTGTAAGTAAGTCACCTCCCAGATTGAGATTGTTAATTTATTGGATAGTTTCCTGAAGCACTCTGTTAGATTGCTGTTAATATACAAACTCTGTAGGCTCTTTATGAAGACTTAAATAGAAATACTGCCCAATTTACAACAAAAGATAGAGTCTCCCTACCTTCTGCGGAGGGATCAAGTGGAGCCTATTAATCAACAGCAACTTTGTTTCAGAAACAATTACATAtattcttttaaagaaagaataTGCATAGATGAGAGTCAAGGCCCGTGTCGATCCTTGCTGCACACACCAAATAAGAAACACTATGTAATTAAGCAGGACTTATTTTGGTTACATTTGAGCCCAAGAAAAGAAGAGGACCCACCCAGACATCTGGAGCTGCAGGAGAATTCCAGGATcaaatacaggattttttttgGCTGTAGCTGTGATGGAGAGAGGTAGGCTTCTGCATTATCTCCACCACAACAAAGCATGTTTAGGTCACATATACTTGTCTACTGGTCATTGAATCTCTAAACTACAAATTTCTGGCGAGTTCTATCCTAAGAAAATCTCAGTTTAGGAtgatctcaaagagctttcagTAGAGGAGGGAAGACTCTTGGCATTCACCCTTCACACACCTGGTGATAAATCAcaaatgcaatattttttaaaaaaccacaactAAATTTATTAATCTCCATGTTTCCTTTTCAAGTTACAAATAGAATTACTAGTTTTCAGTGTCTCTTATCAGAGcaatataaaaatacattaaaagtttaataaaatctttaaatttcaggtacataaaattagggaaagagaaataaaacagaCAGGAGAAGGCAGAATTAAGTGTGTTTTTGTGGAAACATCAAGCTTCCTACCACAGAGTCCAGTATTTTACTGACCCGTAAGAGCCAGGTTAGAGCGGTGCAGGCACTGCTCTATCGGTTGGTATTCACCCAGTGATATCGATCCATACGAGGTCCAGAAAAAGCAGCTGTTGGCCAGTAGCATTTGAAGCCCTTGTGCTGGGGATAGTAAACACTTGCCTGATGAAGTCCATTGGTTGTGTAGCTCTTCTTGTGAGGATACCGAGACCACGGCTGAATGGGCAGCTTGCAGTAGTCACTGAACTAAGAACAAaaccaatgaggagtccttgtagcaccttagagactaaaatttatttgggcataagcttttgtgggctaaaacccacttcatcagatgcatggagttaaaaaaaagcaatatatattatagcacatgaaaagatgggagttgccttacccggggggggggggcagtgctaacgagacaattcagttAAAGTGGAAGtagcctattctcaacagttgacaagaaggggtgaataagAATAGATTAGAGATTTGTATTGAGCTTGGTCTCAAGTTCCTTTTCAGGTATTACAGTTAGTGTAGAGATAAAGTCACTGCTTATTCATGCACCATTTGTTGATTTGGGGTGACAGGAGGATCAAGAGCAGTACAGGCGGCCTACAGCGGTACTGACAGAAGAACTTGAGTGGGATAGCTTGGTCAGTCTTCCCCAGTAGATCATATTATAGGCCAGACACTAGCTGTTTCCTCCTTTACAGCAGGAAAGAAGGTTAGGACACACCACCAGCATCTTACCTGATAGACACTGTTTGGGTTGCTGACCGTAGGGATAGCTTTAGCTTCCTTGGTATAGCCCTCCTCATCTgaggaggtgccagaatgataaTCTGAGGTTGCTTTATCAACAGCATGGCTGATGCGTTGAGAGAGTTCTCGGTCGTCTTCAGAACCTTCAAAGTGAACCACCGTGAAAGGCAGATTCTTTTCACCATACCtagagtggtgggggagggaggggggaagagtgtTTGCTCAGTTTATTGCATAATACAGCTTTGCACTAATACTGTAGAGGTCCACTGCTATTTACCCACAGACATGACATACCTCTTTATGGTAGAGCCCCAGGCTTTTAGTACTCTGCTATTACTTCTTTCCCATTAGTGGCAAGAGGTCACTGTTGCCTGTTTGTGTCTTAGCAAGATACTAATTCAGGAGGTTCTGCTGTATTCCAGACTGAAGGGACTCCTCCTACAGGGGGGTTGGTGAAGAgttgtagactagccctaaaacTTCTCtactggcaacgttaaagtgctgccatgccagcgctttaacatggcttgtttAGTCGCAGCAGAGAgttctctcccagcgctcttaaacaaaaacaaaacaaaacaaaaaacaaaaacacccaccACCACGTGGGGCGCGGCTCCCAGCAATGgtacactgtctacactggcactttacagcgctgaaatttGTAGCGcttggggggtgttttttcacaccccatgagCAAGAAGGGTgtagcgctgtaaagtgccagtgtagacaagcccttagtttgaGAGCTTGGAGCCAGCACCAGTCCCGACAGTTTAGAATAGAACAAAGTGCACCCTtctaatcataaaaagaaaaggaggagtacttgtgtcaccttagagactaacaaatttatttgagcataagctttcgtgagctacagctcctttcatcggatgcattcagtgtgtagctgacgaaagcttatgctcaaataaatttgttagtctaaggtgccacaagtactccttttctttttgcgaatacagactaacacggctgctactctgaaaccttctaatCATGTTTGACTAGTTATAGGATTGTAAGAAAATCCACAACTCCTAATAATCACATGCTCCTTTGCCAATACATTTTTAGAATCATGTCCACACCTGGCCTCTGGAATGCACTGTATGCAGTATAGCTGTGGACAACAAGGAGAGCAAGGGTGTAACAGTCACCTGAGTTCAGGCCTCACCTGCAGCACACGTCAAATGGATCAACCCATATGGTGATCTCTCTTGGCAAGCCAAGGTTATCAAAATCCACATTACTGTCATAACAAGCTTGTTCCAGTACAGGATCTCTTGTCTGATGTTTGTTTATCCGTATACACCTAGAGAGAGTAAATAAGGGAGACTATTATGCCACAGGGCTTACGTTTACTGCAGTTAACTCAAATCCTATTCACACATCAAAACCCTTAGGTCAAGTGTGGTGGtattttaaattcagattatCTGGGCCCTAAGAGCTATTCAGGCTAAAGCCTGAGTTAGCACAAATCAGTTGCCAATACAACCATTGTTGCtcatttattttgcagtgtagcCACTTGCACTCAAGTGCAGattaacttgagttaactctgc
Encoded here:
- the BTG4 gene encoding protein BTG4 translates to MKDEIAATVFFITRLVKKQDKLSKLKTEKFAAKLTTILFEKYKNHWYLDNPSRGQAFRCIRINKHQTRDPVLEQACYDSNVDFDNLGLPREITIWVDPFDVCCRYGEKNLPFTVVHFEGSEDDRELSQRISHAVDKATSDYHSGTSSDEEGYTKEAKAIPTVSNPNSVYQFSDYCKLPIQPWSRYPHKKSYTTNGLHQASVYYPQHKGFKCYWPTAAFSGPRMDRYHWVNTNR